A region from the Medicago truncatula cultivar Jemalong A17 chromosome 6, MtrunA17r5.0-ANR, whole genome shotgun sequence genome encodes:
- the LOC120580929 gene encoding photosystem II protein D1 gives MTAILERRDSENLWSRFCNWITSTENRLYIGWFGVLMIPTLLTATSVFIIAFIAAPPVDIDGIREPVSGSLLYGNNIISGAIIPTSAAIGLHFYPIWEAASVDEWLYNGGPYELIVLHFLLGVACYMGREWELSFRLGMRPWIAVAYSAPVAAATAVFLIYPIGQGSFSDGMPLGISGTFNFMIVFQAEHNILMHPFHMLGVAGVFGGSLFSAMHGSLVTSSLIRETTENESANEGYRFGQEEETYNIVAAHGYFGRLIFQYASFNNSRSLHFFLAGWPVVGIWFTALGISTMAFNLNGFNFNQSVVDSQGRVINTWADIINRANLGMEVMHERNAHNFPLDLAAVEAPSING, from the coding sequence ATGACTGCAATTTTAGAGAGACGCGATAGCGAAAACCTATGGAGTCGCTTCTGTAACTGGATAACCAGCACTGAAAACCGTCTTTACATTGGATGGTTTGGTGTTTTGATGATCCCTACCTTATTGACCGCAACTTCTGTATTTATTATCGCTTTCATCGCAGCTCCTCCAGTAGATATTGATGGTATTCGTGAGCCTGTTTCTGGATCTCTACTTTACGGAAACAATATTATTTCTGGTGCCATTATTCCTACTTCGGCGGCTATCGGTTTGCACTTTTACCCGATATGGGAAGCTGCATCCGTTGATGAATGGTTATACAACGGCGGTCCTTATGAACTAATTGTTCTACACTTCTTACTTGGTGTAGCTTGTTACATGGGTCGTGAGTGGGAACTTAGTTTTCGTCTGGGTATGCGCCCTTGGATTGCTGTTGCATATTCAGCTCCTGTTGCAGCTGCTACTGCAGTTTTCTTGATCTACCCAATTGGTCAAGGAAGCTTTTCAGATGGTATGCCTCTAGGAATCTCCGGTACTTTCAACTTTATGATTGTATTTCAGGCTGAGCATAATATTCTTATGCATCCATTTCACATGTTAGGTGTAGCTGGTGTATTCGGCGGTTCCCTATTTAGTGCTATGCACGGTTCCTTGGTAACTTCTAGTTTGATCAGGGAAACCACAGAAAATGAATCTGCTAATGAAGGTTACAGATTCGGTCAAGAGGAAGAAACCTATAATATTGTAGCTGCTCATGGTTATTTTGGCCGATTGATCTTCCAATATGCTAGTTTCAACAATTCTCGTTCTTTACATTTCTTCCTAGCTGGTTGGCCTGTAGTAGGTATCTGGTTTACCGCGTTAGGTATCAGCACTATGGCTTTCAACTTAAATGGTTTCAACTTTAACCAATCCGTAGTTGATAGTCAAGGTCGTGTAATTAACACCTGGGCTGATATTATTAACCGTGCTAACCTTGGTATGGAAGTTATGCATGAACGTAATGCTCATAACTTCCCTCTAGACCTAGCTGCGGTCGAGGCTCCATCTATAAATGGATAA
- the LOC120575992 gene encoding maturase K-like encodes MLQWTDECEKALNHLKNSLSLSKPDEGETLYLYLSVSSEAFSAIRIRETQEGHKPTYFTIKALLEPETRYQKIEKIALALVITTRRLRQYFLAHTIVVKTDQPIRQILGRPDVFGRMMKWSLELSEFDIHYESRKALKARAFAYFVADTTFPIEEKEKGIWTIFVDGSSNSKGSGAGIIIENDEGIVIGLSLGLSFAMEAEIIKSYKNLRSIHSIFPFLEDKFTYFNYVSDIRIPYPIHLEILVQILRYWVKDAPFFHLLRLFLYNFSNWNSFITTKNSISTFSKSNPRLFLFLYNFYVCEYESIFLFLRNKSSHLRLKSFNVFFERIFCYAKREHLVEVFAKDFSYTLTFFKDPLIHYVRYQGKYILASKNSPFLMNKWKHYFIHLWQGFFYVWSQPRTMNINQLSEHSFQLLGYFLNVRVNRSVVRSQMLQNTFLIEIFNKKLDIIVPIIPLIRSLAKAKFCNVLGHPISKPVWADSSDFDIIDRFLRICRNLSHYYNGSSKKKSLYRIKYILRLSCIKTLACKHKSTVRAFLKRSGSEELLEEFFTEEEEILSLIFPRDSSTLHRLNRNRIWYLDILFSNDLVNDE; translated from the exons ATGTTGCAATGGACGGACGAATGCGAAAAAGCACTCAATCACCTCAAAAACTCACTCTCTTTGTCTAAACCAGACGAGGGTGAAACATTGTACCTCTATCTCTCTGTCTCTTCTGAAGCGTTCAGCGCCATCCGTATCAGAGAGACACAAGAGGGGCATAAACCTACATATTTCACAATCAAAGCCTTATTAGAACCCGAAACGAGGtaccaaaaaattgaaaagatagCTCTTGCCCTAGTAATTACTACTCGAAGGTTGAGGCAATACTTCTTGGCACATACCATCGTCGTCAAAACCGATCAACCCATAAGACAAATTTTGGGTCGTCCCGACGTTTTCGGAAGAATGATGAAATGGTCGCTCGAATTATCAGAATTCGACATACACTATGAATCACGAAAGGCACTAAAGGCACGGGCGTTCGCTTACTTCGTAGCCGATACGACTTTCCCGATCGAGGAAAAAGAGAAAGGAATATGGACCATCTTCGTCGATGGGTCATCCAATTCCAAAGGAAGTGGTGCGGGCATCATCATCGAAAATGACGAGGGAATTGTTATCGGACTGTCCCTAGGACTATCCTTTGCAATG GAGGCAGAAAtcataaaatcttataaaaatttGAGATCAATTCATTCCATTTTTCCCTTTTTGGAGGATAAATTTACATATTTCAATTATGTGTCAGATATACGAATACCATATCCTATCCATCTGGAAATTTTAGTTCAAATCCTTCGATACTGGGTGAAAGATGCccctttttttcatttattacgattgtttctttataattttagtaATTGGAATAGTTTTATTACTACCAAAAACTCGATTTCTACTTTTTCAAAAAGTAATCCGAGATTATTCTTGTTCCTCTATAATTTTTATGTATGTGAATATGAATCTATCTTCCTTTTTCTACGTAATAAATCCTCTCATTTACGATTAAAATCTTTTAACGTTTTTTTTGAACGAATTTTTTGTTATGCAAAAAGAGAACATCTTGTAGAAGTTTTTGCTAAGGATTTTTCGTATACTTTAACATTCTTCAAGGATCCTCTCATTCATTATGTTAGATATCAAGGAAAATACATTCTGGCTTCAAAGAATTCGCCTTTTTTGATGAATAAATGgaaacattattttattcatttatggcaaggttttttttatgtttggtcTCAACCAAGAACGATGAATATAAACCAATTATCCGAACATTCATTTCAGCTTTTAGGCTATTTTTTAAATGTGCGGGTAAATCGTTCAGTGGTACGGAGTCAAATGCtgcaaaatacatttttaatcgaaatttttaacaaaaaactcGATATAATAGTTCCAATTATTCCTCTGATTAGATCGTTGGCTAAAGCGAAATTTTGTAATGTATTAGGGCATCCTATTAGTAAGCCGGTCTGGGCCGATTCATCCGATTTTGATATTATTGACCGATTTTTGCGAATATGCAGAAATCTTTCTCATTATTACAATGgatcctcaaaaaaaaaaagtttgtatcgAATAAAATATATACTTCGGCTTTCTTGTATTAAAACTTTGGCTTGTAAACACAAAAGTACTGTACGCGCTTTTTTGAAAAGATCAGGTTCAGAAGAATTATTGGAAGAATTCTTTACAGAGGAAGAAGAGattctttctttgatttttccAAGAGATTCTTCTACTTTGCACAGGTTAAATAGAAATCGGATTTGGTATTTGGATATTCTTTTCAGCAACGATCTGgtcaatgatgaatga
- the LOC120580928 gene encoding LOW QUALITY PROTEIN: NAD(P)H-quinone oxidoreductase subunit 5, chloroplastic-like (The sequence of the model RefSeq protein was modified relative to this genomic sequence to represent the inferred CDS: inserted 2 bases in 2 codons), translating to MNKKQNSSRIKIFFILYFFCMEYIHQYSWIIPFIPLPVPIFIGVGLLLFPTATKKIRRMWAFPSILLLTIVMIFSIDLSIHQIENSSIYQYVWSWTINNDLSLEFGYLIDSLTSIMSILITTVGILVLIYSDSYMSHDQGYLRFFTYLSFFNTSMLGLVTSSNLIQVYIFWELVGMCSYLLIGFWFTRPIAANACQKAFVTNRVGDFGLLLGILGFYWITGSLEFRDLFQIFNNLIYKNEVNLXFVTLCALLLFCGSVAKSAQFPLHVWLPDAMEGPTPISALIHAATMVAAGIFLVARLLPLFIVIPPIMSVIALIGIITVVLGATLAIAQKDIKKNLAYSTMSQLGYMMLALGMGSYRAALFHLITHAYSKALLFLGSGSIIHSMEAIVGYSPEKSQNMVLMGGLTKHAPITKTAFLIGTLSLCGIPPFACFWSKDEILNDSWXVFTNFRNNSLFHSRINFILYVSNLFTCF from the exons atgaataagaaacaaaattcatcaagaatcaaaatattttttattctttattttttttgtatggaATATATACATCAATATTCATGGATCATACCTTTCATCCCACTTCCAGTTCCTATTTTTATAGGGGTAGGACTTCTACTTTTTCCTACGGCAACAAAAAAGATTCGCCGTATGTGGGCTTTTCCTAGTATTTTATTGTTAACGATAGTTATGATTTTTTCGATCGATCTATCTATTCATCAAATCGAGAATAGTTCTATCTATCAATATGTATGGTCTTGGACTATAAATAATGATCTTTCTTTAGAGTTTGGCTATTTGATTGATTCACTTACTTCTATAATGTCAATATTAATCACTACTGTTGGGATTCTGGTTCTAATTTATAGTGATAGTTACATGTCTCatgatcaaggctatttgagaTTTTTTACTTATCTGAGTTTTTTTAATACTTCAATGTTAGGGTTAGTTACTAGTTCAAATTTGATAcaagtttatattttttgggaATTGGTTGGAATGTGTTCTTATCTATTAATAGGTTTTTGGTTCACACGTCCTATTGCGGCAAATGCTTGTCAAAAAGCGTTTGTAACTAATCGTGTGGGGGATTTTGGTTTATTATTAGGAATTTTAGGTTTTTATTGGATAACGGGTAGTTTGGAATTTCGGGatttatttcaaatattcaaCAACTTAATTTATAAGAATGAGGTGaatc tttttgttactttgtGCGCCCTCTTGTTATTTTGCGGATCAGTTGCGAAATCTGCCCAATTCCCTCTTCATGTATGGTTACCAGATGCTATGGAAGGTCCTACTCCTATTTCCGCTCTTATCCATGCTGCTACTATGGTAGCAGCAGGAATTTTTCTTGTAGCTCGACTTCTTCCTCTTTTCATAGTTATACCCCCCATAATGAGTGTAATAGCTTTGATAGGTATAATAACAGTAGTATTAGGAGCTACTTTAGCTATTGCTCAAAaagatattaagaaaaatttggcCTATTCTACAATGTCTCAATTGGGTTATATGATGTTAGCTTTAGGTATGGGCTCTTATCGAGCCgctttatttcatttgattacTCATGCTTATTCAAAAGCATTGTTATTTTTAGGATCTGGATCCATTATTCATTCAATGGAAGCTATTGTTGGATATTCTCCAGAGAAAAGTCAAAATATGGTTCTTATGGGCGGTTTAACAAAACATGCCCCAATTACAAAAACCGCTTTTTTAATAGGTACACTCTCTCTTTGTGGTATTCCACCTTTTGCTTGTTTTTGGTCCAAGGATGAGATTCTAAATGATAGTT TTGTATTCACCAATTTTCGCAATAATAGCTTGTTCCACAGCAGGATTAACTTCATTTTATATGTTTCGAATctatttacttgtttttga
- the LOC11435808 gene encoding protein TIC 214 has product MLKKIENWNIKRILKSILFRFKIIDETIDELSESKKTSTISKNNSKIEVIEVIEESPVKMESINWTNSSFTEKRIKDLNVKTKTIIKQIETMTEEKKEGILTLEINLNSNKTTYDAKRLELQKNNLQILQRRFVRLIRKSYSFFKIFIEGVYIDILLCISSIARIHRQRFLDFLESTDKILNVKKPIYDKKKKMEEMEERFENLSVSRLISILEKSENITNMNSQNSWDVSSLSSLSQEYVFYKLSQIQFSNGSKFKIRSILESPGRSFFLKNEIKDYFFRMQGTYNSKLRHKKRSDSLMNPWTNWFKVLYQYDLPEKRWSRLVSQNWRNRINEHRVAQNKDLVEYDSYEKNQLIWKELILSKKQEQEGDLLKIEIKNKIKKQYRYDLFSYQYLNFANKKKSSIYGYRSPNKNQAISYNYNISIQNYLEEYDILDMEKNLEKNLDRKYFNWMGMNVKRKKTSRPKDKFLIPGFWFFSKLSKLYCAYKMNPWILPIKFFVLQLDNLELTTEEYVNTVDEDLKSVSYYYKGSDSKYRTDLKGERDFLLSKYLESKYLYAFHIFISQVLYSLKIN; this is encoded by the coding sequence atgttaaaaaaaatagaaaactggAACATCAAAAGGATTCTTAAAAGTATTCTATTTAGGTTCAAAATAATAGATGAAACAATAGATGAACTGAGTGAAAGcaaaaaaacttcaacaatCAGTAAGAATAATTCAAAGATTGAGGTGATTGAGGTGATTGAGGAATCACCCGTTAAAATGGAATCGATTAATTGGACAAATTCTTCATTCACAGAAAAAAGGATAAAAGATCTTAATGTTAAAACAAAGACAATcataaaacaaatagaaacaatgacagaagaaaaaaaagaggggaTTCTAACTTTAGAGATCAATTTGAATTCGAACAAAACTACTTATGATGCTAAAAGATTagaattacaaaaaaataatttgcaaATCTTACAAAGAAGATTTGTTCGATTAATACGTAAATCctattcttttttcaaaattttcatagaAGGGGTATACATAGATATCCTTTTATGTATCAGTAGTATTGCTAGGATCCATCGACAACgttttcttgattttcttgAATCAACAGACAAAATACTAAATGTAAAAAAACCCATttacgacaaaaaaaaaaaaatggaagaaatggaAGAAAGATTTGAAAATCTAAGTGTAAGTAGACTTATATCGATTCTAGAGAAATCTGAGAATATTACGAATATGAATTCACAGAATTCTTGGGATGTATCTTCTTTGTCATCTTTGTCACAAGAATatgtattttataaattatcacAAATCCAATTTAGTAATGGATCTAAATTTAAGATAAGATCTATTTTGGAATCTCCTGGAAgatctttttttcttaagaatgaaataaaggattatttttttagaatgcaaGGAACATATAATTCCAAATTAAGACATAAGAAACGTTCCGATTCGTTAATGAATCCATGGACAAATTGGTTCAAGGTTCTTTATCAATATGATTTACCTGAGAAGAGATGGTCGAGATTAGTATCACAAAACTGGAGGAATAGAATCAATGAACATCGTGTGGCTCAAAATAAAGATTTAGTTGAATATGATTCatatgaaaaaaatcaattaatttggAAAGAATTAATTCTTTccaaaaaacaagaacaagaaggagacttattaaaaatagaaattaaaaacaaaattaaaaaacaatatagatATGATCTTTTCTCCTATCAATATCTTAATTTTGCGAATAAGAAAAAATCCTCTATTTATGGATATAGATCACCGAATAAAAACCAAGCGATTTCTTATAATTACAACATCTCTATCCAAAATTATCTAGAAGAATATGATATTCTAGATAtggaaaaaaatctggaaaaaaatcTGGATAGAAAGTATTTCAATTGGATGGGAATGAatgtaaaaaggaaaaagacTTCTAGACCGAAGGATAAATTCCTTATTCCCGGATTTTggttcttttcaaaattaagcAAATTATATTGTGCATATAAGATGAATCCTTGGATCTTACCAATAAAATTCTTTGTTTTGCAGCTTGATAATTTAGAGTTAACAACGGAAGAATACGTGAATACAGTAGATGAAGATCTTAAATCTGTCTCATACTATTATAAAGGATCAGATTCTAAATACAGGACCGATCTAAAGGGAGAACGGGATTTCTTACTATCAAAATATTTGgaaagtaaatatttatatgctttccatatttttatttctcaGGTTCTTTActcattgaaaattaattag
- the LOC120576132 gene encoding 30S ribosomal protein S4, chloroplastic produces MSRYRGPRFKKIRRLGALPGLTSKGPTVGSELKNQSRSSKKSQYRIRLEEKQKLRFHYGLTERQLLKYVRIAGKAKGSTGQVLLQLLEMRLDNILFRLGMASTIPQARQLVNHRHVLVNGRIVDIPSYRCKPEDIITAKDEQKSRTLIQNSLESAPREKLPIHLTLDPFQYKGLVNQIIDSKWVGLKINELLVVEYYSRQT; encoded by the coding sequence ATGTCACGTTACAGAGGGCCTCGTTTCAAAAAAATACGTCGTCTGGGGGCTTTACCAGGACTAACTAGTAAAGGGCCTACAGTTGGAAGCGAACTTAAAAACCAATCGCGCTCGAGTAAAAAGTCTCAATATCGTATTCGtttagaagaaaaacaaaaattgcgTTTTCATTATGGTCTTACAGAACGACAATTGCTTAAATACGTTCGTATCGCTGGAAAAGCGAAAGGTTCAACCGGTCAAGTTTTACTACAATTACTTGAAATGCGTTTGGATAACATACTTTTTCGATTGGGTATGGCTTCGACTATTCCTCAAGCCCGTCAATTAGTTAACCACAGACATGTTTTAGTTAATGGTCGTATAGTAGATATACCAAGTTATCGTTGCAAACCCGAAGATATTATTACAGCGAAGGATGAACAAAAATCTAGAACTCTGATTCAAAATTCTCTTGAATCAGCCCCCCGCGAAAAATTGCCAATCCATTTGACTCTTGATCCATTCCAATATAAAGGATTAGTCAATCAAATAATAGATAGTAAATGGGTTGGTTTGAAAATTAATGAATTGCTGGTTGTAGAATATTATTCTCGTCAGACTTAA
- the LOC25481755 gene encoding ras-related protein Rab7 isoform X1: MALRRRTLLKVIVLGDSGVGKTSLMNQYVHKKFSQQYKATIGADFVTKELQIDDRLVTLQIWDTAGQERFQSLGVAFYRGADCCVLVYDVNVMKSFDTLDNWHEEFLKQANPSNPSTFPFILLGNKVDIDGGNSRVVSDKKAKDWCASKGNVPYFETSAKEDLNVDAAFLRIAKTALANEREQDIYFQPIPEPVVPENEQRGGCAC, from the exons ATGGCCTTACGCAGAAGAACTTTACTCAAAGTTATCGTTCTTGGAGACAGTGG GGTTGGAAAAACTTCGTTGATGAATCA ATATGTGCACAAGAAGTTCAGTCAGCAATATAAAGCTACAATCGGTGCTGACTTTGTCACCAAAGAATTGCAGATCGATGACCGACTAGTGACTCTACAA ATATGGGACACTGCAGGGCAGGAGAGATTTCAAAGTCTTGGTGTTGCATTTTATAGAGGGGCCGATTGCTGTGTTCtcgtttatgatgttaatgtgaTGAAGTCATTTGACACACTTGATAACTGGCACGAGGAGTTTCTGAAACAG GCAAACCCTTCTAATCCAAGCACTTTTCCATTTATATTGCTTGGAAACAAAGTTGATATTGATGGCGGGAATAGTCGAGTG GTTTCTGATAAGAAAGCAAAGGACTGGTGTGCCTCAAAAGGGAATGTTCCTTACTTTGAGACATCTGCAAAGGAAGACCTCAATGTTGATGCTGCATTCCTACGTATTGCCAAGACTGCATTAGCCAATGAACGTGAGCAAGACAT ATATTTTCAACCTATTCCGGAGCCTGTTGTTCCGGAGAATGAGCAGAGGGGTGGGTGCGCATGCTGA
- the LOC25481755 gene encoding ras-related protein Rab7 isoform X2: protein MALRRRTLLKVIVLGDSGVGKTSLMNQYVHKKFSQQYKATIGADFVTKELQIDDRLVTLQIWDTAGQERFQSLGVAFYRGADCCVLVYDVNVMKSFDTLDNWHEEFLKQANPSNPSTFPFILLGNKVDIDGGNSRVVSDKKAKDWCASKGNVPYFETSAKEDLNVDAAFLRIAKTALANEHIFNLFRSLLFRRMSRGVGAHADRNFSPMRWLKFFNSFLSH, encoded by the exons ATGGCCTTACGCAGAAGAACTTTACTCAAAGTTATCGTTCTTGGAGACAGTGG GGTTGGAAAAACTTCGTTGATGAATCA ATATGTGCACAAGAAGTTCAGTCAGCAATATAAAGCTACAATCGGTGCTGACTTTGTCACCAAAGAATTGCAGATCGATGACCGACTAGTGACTCTACAA ATATGGGACACTGCAGGGCAGGAGAGATTTCAAAGTCTTGGTGTTGCATTTTATAGAGGGGCCGATTGCTGTGTTCtcgtttatgatgttaatgtgaTGAAGTCATTTGACACACTTGATAACTGGCACGAGGAGTTTCTGAAACAG GCAAACCCTTCTAATCCAAGCACTTTTCCATTTATATTGCTTGGAAACAAAGTTGATATTGATGGCGGGAATAGTCGAGTG GTTTCTGATAAGAAAGCAAAGGACTGGTGTGCCTCAAAAGGGAATGTTCCTTACTTTGAGACATCTGCAAAGGAAGACCTCAATGTTGATGCTGCATTCCTACGTATTGCCAAGACTGCATTAGCCAATGAAC ATATTTTCAACCTATTCCGGAGCCTGTTGTTCCGGAGAATGAGCAGAGGGGTGGGTGCGCATGCTGACCGGAATTTCTCTCCAATGCGTTGGCTCAAATTCTTCAATTCTTTTTTGTCTCATTAG